Proteins encoded by one window of Gordonia jinghuaiqii:
- a CDS encoding HNH endonuclease family protein has translation MVLRDVILRSPALRRIRMRVRWIRWSHPSAVTWSARQWWVLIVAVVTAVVVAVGAGGVGSGPEVDQRVRALAHQALSGLGSIPVAGVRADRGDYDRSAFGSAWTDAVTVPGGGNGCDTRNDVLARDLHDVRAGPVSSCPRAVLAGELRSPYTGDFVVFRRDRGASSIQIDHIVPLAYAWDMGAWSWPPDKRQNFANDPANLVAVDGHSNQDKGDSEPARWMPPARGFWCQYAIQFVTVSATYGLMLDAASREVLVDALRQAR, from the coding sequence ATGGTGCTGCGCGATGTGATCCTGCGGTCGCCGGCTTTGCGGCGCATTCGGATGCGGGTGCGCTGGATTCGATGGAGCCACCCGAGTGCGGTCACCTGGTCGGCCCGGCAGTGGTGGGTGCTCATCGTCGCGGTGGTGACCGCGGTCGTGGTGGCCGTCGGGGCCGGTGGGGTCGGCTCGGGTCCCGAGGTCGATCAGCGCGTTCGTGCGCTTGCTCATCAGGCCCTGTCGGGTCTGGGATCGATTCCGGTGGCCGGTGTCCGAGCCGACCGAGGAGATTACGACCGCAGCGCCTTCGGTTCGGCCTGGACCGACGCGGTGACGGTTCCCGGCGGCGGCAACGGCTGTGACACCCGCAACGACGTGCTGGCACGAGACCTACACGATGTGCGCGCAGGCCCGGTGTCGAGTTGCCCGCGAGCGGTGCTGGCGGGGGAGTTGCGCAGTCCGTACACCGGTGACTTCGTGGTGTTCCGTCGTGACCGCGGTGCGTCGAGCATTCAGATCGACCACATCGTGCCGCTGGCCTACGCATGGGACATGGGTGCCTGGTCGTGGCCGCCGGACAAGCGCCAGAACTTCGCCAACGATCCGGCCAATCTCGTTGCGGTCGACGGCCACTCGAACCAGGACAAGGGCGACTCCGAACCGGCGCGCTGGATGCCGCCGGCCCGCGGGTTCTGGTGTCAGTATGCGATCCAGTTCGTAACCGTCAGTGCGACATACGGTTTGATGCTCGACGCCGCGTCGCGCGAGGTGCTTGTGGATGCGCTGCGGCAGGCCCGCTGA
- a CDS encoding DUF302 domain-containing protein: MTLALATTLAVPFAEAVEKTRAALADQGFGVLTEIDVQATLKTKLDEDMEPYLILGACNPPLAHRALGVQRQIGLLLPCNVVVRSDPDNPGTTLVEAMNPDLMVQVSGEADLEPVARDAAEKLRAAIDALSKQS, from the coding sequence ATGACACTCGCACTGGCCACCACGCTGGCGGTCCCCTTCGCCGAGGCGGTCGAGAAAACCCGCGCCGCACTCGCAGACCAGGGTTTCGGCGTCCTCACCGAGATCGACGTCCAGGCGACGCTGAAGACCAAGCTCGACGAGGACATGGAACCGTATCTGATCCTCGGCGCCTGCAATCCGCCGTTGGCGCACCGTGCGCTCGGCGTCCAGCGCCAGATCGGACTGCTGTTGCCGTGCAACGTCGTCGTCCGATCGGACCCCGACAACCCCGGCACGACTCTCGTGGAGGCGATGAATCCCGATCTGATGGTTCAGGTTTCGGGTGAGGCCGACCTCGAGCCGGTCGCGCGTGACGCCGCGGAGAAGCTGCGCGCCGCGATCGACGCGTTGTCGAAGCAGTCCTGA
- a CDS encoding MMPL family transporter — translation MAPKSALSEHEATPDSSSPSAGLLGRWGAAMAGHARWVFGLWLLALLVLGAAAPSVFSSLAGAGWQANGSESVQVRDLTQQHFGGNSSAAVQVVVHSDDTRVESPEVQAVVAQITELAATDDRFAQVLPPQPGMSISPDGHTGIVIMGAAANTDDMVRAVDEHKDALTGMSGNGVEVYPTGASALWSDFNKANHDAMIKAELFSWPVTLTIMVLAFGSLVAAGLPLLLTIAGLVASAGGLVLLNQVTPISVWAINFAMMFALALGIDYALFIVSRFRDSIRERGENMRAAVAETMDTAGKAVLLSGITVLVSLSAVLLVPAPAVRTMAVGIMLAVFFVLAATLTLLPAALGKLGGKVNAVSMPYARRQQHRSPMFARWGGFLHRHPWTVAAGSLVVLIALSIPVFGLKVAMPSIGVVPSDAPVRQGYELVQSQMGEGAPGMLQIVAPADEARETAEIAAQAPGIEMVTPPMPAVDGSEYVLMQALPSVDPSDGQMSTIVGDLRNTLPDGAVVGGAPTENLDLQQTLNDYFPLIVSVILILGFLLLLVSLQAPLIALIGTVVSLLSTAAAFGVAKLIFQDGFLADLLGFSPQGFLDGWAPVFFFAMIFAIAMDYTVFLLATAKEHFERSGDAATAQIDGMAHSGRIIFAAAAVMVAVFFTFALAEPLPPKEMGIILGVAVLLDAVLIRLTLLPALLRITGRAAWWTPGWLRRILPSISFSH, via the coding sequence ATGGCGCCGAAGTCGGCCCTGTCCGAACACGAAGCAACACCAGACTCATCGAGTCCATCGGCCGGCCTACTCGGCCGATGGGGTGCGGCCATGGCCGGCCACGCCCGCTGGGTCTTCGGTCTCTGGCTACTGGCCCTGCTGGTCCTGGGCGCCGCAGCACCGTCGGTGTTCTCCTCGCTCGCGGGCGCGGGCTGGCAAGCCAACGGGTCCGAGTCCGTCCAGGTCCGAGACCTGACGCAGCAACATTTCGGCGGGAACTCCTCGGCTGCCGTGCAGGTGGTCGTCCACTCCGATGACACTCGCGTCGAGAGCCCTGAAGTCCAGGCCGTGGTCGCACAGATCACCGAGCTCGCCGCAACCGATGACCGGTTCGCCCAGGTCCTACCCCCGCAACCCGGCATGTCCATCAGTCCCGACGGCCACACCGGGATCGTCATCATGGGCGCAGCGGCCAACACCGACGACATGGTTCGCGCCGTCGACGAGCACAAAGACGCGCTGACCGGGATGTCCGGAAACGGGGTCGAGGTCTACCCGACCGGGGCCTCGGCTCTGTGGAGCGACTTCAACAAGGCCAACCACGACGCCATGATCAAGGCAGAGCTGTTCTCCTGGCCGGTCACGCTGACGATCATGGTGCTCGCCTTCGGGTCCCTGGTCGCGGCCGGACTGCCCCTGCTGCTGACCATCGCAGGACTCGTCGCGTCCGCAGGGGGCCTGGTCCTGCTGAACCAGGTGACGCCGATCTCGGTGTGGGCGATCAACTTCGCCATGATGTTCGCGCTGGCGCTGGGCATCGACTACGCACTCTTCATCGTGTCTCGCTTCCGCGACTCCATCCGGGAACGCGGCGAGAACATGCGCGCCGCGGTCGCCGAGACCATGGACACCGCAGGAAAGGCCGTGTTGCTCTCCGGCATCACGGTTCTGGTGAGCCTGTCGGCCGTGCTGCTCGTCCCCGCACCGGCGGTGCGCACCATGGCGGTGGGCATCATGCTGGCGGTGTTCTTCGTCCTGGCGGCCACGCTGACCCTCCTACCCGCTGCGCTGGGCAAGCTGGGCGGCAAGGTCAACGCGGTCTCGATGCCGTACGCGCGCCGCCAGCAGCACCGGTCGCCGATGTTCGCGCGCTGGGGAGGCTTCCTGCACCGCCACCCGTGGACCGTTGCCGCCGGCTCCCTGGTCGTTCTCATCGCACTCTCGATCCCGGTCTTCGGGCTGAAGGTTGCGATGCCGTCGATCGGCGTCGTCCCGTCCGACGCCCCGGTCCGCCAGGGCTACGAACTCGTCCAATCCCAGATGGGTGAGGGCGCACCGGGAATGCTGCAGATCGTCGCACCCGCCGACGAGGCGCGCGAGACCGCCGAGATCGCGGCACAGGCCCCTGGCATCGAGATGGTCACTCCCCCGATGCCTGCCGTGGACGGCTCGGAATACGTTCTCATGCAGGCCCTTCCGTCGGTCGACCCGTCCGATGGACAGATGAGCACCATCGTCGGCGATCTCCGGAACACCCTGCCCGACGGCGCAGTGGTCGGCGGGGCGCCCACCGAGAACCTCGACCTTCAGCAGACGCTGAACGACTATTTCCCCCTGATCGTCTCCGTCATCCTCATCCTCGGCTTCCTGCTGCTCCTGGTGTCCCTGCAGGCACCGTTGATCGCCCTGATCGGCACGGTGGTGAGCCTGTTGTCCACGGCAGCCGCTTTCGGCGTCGCGAAGCTGATCTTCCAGGACGGGTTCCTCGCGGACCTGTTGGGTTTCAGCCCGCAGGGCTTCCTCGACGGGTGGGCGCCGGTGTTCTTCTTCGCCATGATCTTCGCGATCGCGATGGACTACACCGTCTTCCTCCTCGCCACAGCCAAGGAGCATTTCGAGCGGTCCGGTGACGCCGCCACCGCACAGATCGACGGAATGGCACACTCCGGCCGCATCATCTTCGCCGCGGCCGCGGTCATGGTGGCGGTGTTCTTCACCTTCGCACTGGCCGAACCGCTACCTCCGAAGGAGATGGGGATCATCCTCGGCGTGGCGGTCCTGCTCGACGCTGTCCTGATCCGGCTGACGCTTCTGCCCGCGCTGCTACGCATCACCGGGCGCGCGGCGTGGTGGACACCGGGCTGGTTGCGCCGAATCCTGCCCTCGATCAGCTTCTCGCATTGA
- the recG gene encoding ATP-dependent DNA helicase RecG, whose translation MSGFALSDSLADVLGSRPAEMLATLGVHTVGELLRYTPRRYVRRGHVADQERPETGEWLTIVGRVTKSDLVQMRSRKGAFLKVKVTDDNDVYEASFFNPYKIKGQLRPGARVMMAGTVKYFRDQIQLSHPEWMILPDGAPEIDQIVGSKMLKEMYAIEEQVTREVGGSATGDGLIAMFDREILPMYPANKNVQTWDILGAVRQVLNQSAPIPDALTEAQRRDRGLISTDEAIRKIHLPDSDDDVKIASYRLKFDEAMAIQTVLAQRRLAGRSESAPPCPRVPGGLEDKLRERLPFTLTDGQLDVGEELAEDLARAQPMSRLLQGEVGSGKTLVSLLAMLRVVDNGYQCAILAPTEVLAAQHYRTMKTMLGDLAEAGELTAAEGATRIALLTGSMKTKGRRETLLDVVTGTAGIVIGTHALLEERVEFFDLGLVVIDEQHRFGVEQRDVLRGKGRDGRVPHFLVMTATPIPRTVAMTAFGDLETSVLRELPRGRQPISTSVVPVGLASWVERVWSRANEEIDAGRQVYVVCSRIGDGPEPEPDPDGDADKAPKTTSVLEQYEALVSGPFAHRRVEMLHGRLPADEKNAVMDEFGRGEIDVLVSTTVIEVGVDVPNATTMVIVDAERFGVSQLHQLRGRVGRGQHAGLCLLMTQSRDGSPSMQRLRAVAASNDGFELARVDLEQRREGDLLGSLQSGVNTSLRFLSLLDDIEVIEDARGLAEDVVSEDITLLEHRALADLVDGILVPQKIAYLDKS comes from the coding sequence GTGAGCGGTTTCGCATTGTCGGACTCACTCGCCGACGTACTCGGGTCGAGGCCGGCCGAGATGCTGGCCACGCTCGGGGTGCACACCGTCGGAGAATTGTTGCGCTACACGCCCCGTCGCTACGTGCGTCGCGGGCACGTCGCCGATCAGGAGCGGCCGGAGACCGGGGAGTGGCTGACCATCGTCGGTCGGGTCACCAAGTCCGATCTCGTCCAGATGCGGAGCCGTAAGGGGGCGTTCCTGAAGGTCAAGGTGACCGACGACAACGACGTCTACGAGGCCAGCTTCTTCAATCCCTACAAGATCAAGGGACAGCTGCGGCCCGGCGCGCGCGTGATGATGGCCGGCACGGTCAAGTACTTCCGCGACCAGATCCAGCTGTCGCATCCGGAGTGGATGATCCTGCCCGACGGCGCACCGGAGATCGACCAGATCGTCGGCTCCAAGATGCTCAAAGAGATGTACGCCATCGAGGAGCAGGTCACCCGGGAGGTCGGGGGCAGCGCAACCGGCGACGGTCTCATCGCGATGTTCGATCGCGAGATCCTGCCGATGTACCCGGCCAACAAGAACGTTCAGACCTGGGACATCCTCGGCGCCGTCCGGCAGGTGCTGAACCAGAGCGCACCGATCCCGGACGCGCTGACCGAGGCGCAACGCCGAGACCGCGGACTCATCTCCACCGACGAGGCGATCCGCAAGATCCATCTGCCCGACTCCGACGACGATGTGAAGATCGCCTCGTACCGGCTGAAATTCGACGAGGCGATGGCCATCCAGACCGTGCTCGCCCAGCGACGGCTGGCCGGCCGCAGTGAGTCGGCGCCACCGTGTCCGCGGGTGCCCGGTGGACTCGAGGACAAGCTGCGCGAACGTCTTCCGTTCACGCTCACCGACGGCCAGCTCGACGTCGGCGAGGAGCTTGCCGAGGATCTGGCCCGCGCGCAACCGATGTCGCGGCTGCTCCAGGGCGAGGTCGGTTCCGGTAAGACCCTCGTGTCGTTGCTGGCGATGCTACGGGTGGTCGACAACGGCTACCAGTGCGCGATCCTCGCGCCGACGGAAGTGCTTGCCGCCCAGCACTACCGGACCATGAAGACGATGCTCGGCGATCTGGCTGAGGCCGGCGAGCTGACCGCCGCGGAGGGGGCCACCCGGATCGCGCTGCTGACGGGATCGATGAAGACCAAGGGCCGTCGCGAGACGCTGCTCGACGTGGTGACGGGGACGGCGGGGATCGTCATCGGTACCCACGCGCTGCTCGAGGAGAGGGTCGAGTTCTTCGACCTCGGACTCGTGGTCATCGACGAGCAGCACCGCTTCGGCGTCGAACAGCGGGATGTGTTGCGAGGCAAAGGCCGTGATGGTCGCGTGCCGCATTTCCTGGTGATGACCGCGACGCCGATCCCACGCACGGTCGCGATGACCGCCTTCGGCGATCTCGAGACATCGGTGCTGCGGGAGCTGCCGCGCGGCCGGCAGCCGATCAGTACATCGGTGGTGCCGGTGGGTCTGGCGTCGTGGGTCGAGCGGGTGTGGTCACGTGCCAACGAGGAGATCGACGCGGGGCGTCAGGTCTACGTGGTGTGCTCGCGCATCGGCGACGGACCCGAACCCGAGCCCGATCCGGACGGCGACGCCGACAAGGCGCCGAAGACCACATCGGTGCTCGAGCAGTACGAGGCGCTCGTCTCGGGTCCCTTCGCGCACCGCCGGGTGGAGATGCTGCACGGGCGGCTGCCCGCGGACGAGAAGAACGCCGTCATGGACGAATTCGGGCGCGGCGAGATCGACGTGCTGGTGTCCACCACCGTCATCGAGGTGGGTGTGGACGTACCCAACGCGACCACCATGGTCATCGTCGACGCCGAGCGATTCGGCGTGAGCCAGCTGCATCAGCTGCGCGGCCGCGTGGGTCGTGGGCAGCACGCCGGGTTGTGCCTGTTGATGACGCAGAGTCGCGACGGCTCACCGTCGATGCAACGACTCCGCGCGGTGGCCGCCTCCAACGACGGTTTCGAACTCGCGCGGGTCGACCTCGAGCAGCGTCGCGAAGGTGACCTGCTGGGGTCGCTGCAGTCCGGTGTCAACACCTCGCTCCGCTTCCTGTCGCTGCTCGACGACATCGAGGTCATCGAGGACGCCCGCGGGCTCGCCGAAGATGTGGTGAGCGAGGACATCACACTCCTGGAACACCGGGCGCTGGCCGACCTGGTCGACGGAATCCTGGTGCCACAGAAGATCGCATACCTCGACAAGTCCTGA
- a CDS encoding metal-sensitive transcriptional regulator — protein MAVGDEAMGAVLNRLRRAQGQLAGVIAMIEAGRDCKDVVTQLAAVSRALDRAGFKIVASGMRQCIETADGEQPPLSEAELEKLFLALA, from the coding sequence ATGGCCGTTGGTGACGAGGCGATGGGTGCCGTCCTGAATCGGTTGCGACGTGCTCAAGGGCAGCTCGCGGGTGTGATCGCGATGATCGAGGCCGGTCGTGACTGCAAGGATGTGGTCACCCAGCTCGCCGCGGTGTCACGCGCGCTCGACCGCGCAGGCTTCAAGATCGTCGCCTCCGGGATGCGGCAGTGCATCGAGACCGCCGACGGTGAACAGCCGCCGTTGTCCGAGGCGGAGCTGGAGAAATTGTTCCTCGCGCTCGCGTGA
- a CDS encoding ester cyclase, which translates to MSSAAALELESSEVAMTQLPDPVDTAVRALTAMGSGTRADVEAVTHPENVNREAKDEPPACRGLGPDATWATAIWLRTAFINLRHTPHDVVADGDLVVVHATMSGTQTGPFVAYGENAAITQVFAPTGRDFAVTQTHWFRLRDGLCIEHWANRDDLGMAQQLGWVPPTPLYLFRCARAKRTAMRAERA; encoded by the coding sequence ATGTCGAGCGCGGCTGCGCTGGAACTCGAGTCTTCGGAGGTCGCCATGACCCAACTGCCCGACCCGGTCGACACCGCTGTCAGAGCGTTGACCGCCATGGGGAGCGGGACGCGGGCCGACGTGGAGGCGGTCACGCATCCCGAGAACGTCAACAGGGAGGCGAAGGACGAGCCGCCTGCGTGCAGGGGCCTGGGGCCCGATGCGACGTGGGCCACCGCGATCTGGCTCCGCACGGCGTTCATCAACCTCCGGCACACTCCACACGACGTCGTCGCCGACGGGGATCTCGTCGTGGTCCACGCGACGATGTCGGGGACCCAGACCGGCCCGTTCGTCGCCTACGGCGAGAATGCCGCGATCACCCAGGTATTCGCGCCGACCGGACGCGATTTCGCGGTGACACAGACGCATTGGTTCCGGTTACGTGACGGTCTGTGTATCGAGCACTGGGCGAATCGTGACGACCTGGGTATGGCGCAGCAACTCGGCTGGGTGCCGCCGACACCGCTGTACCTGTTTCGGTGCGCGAGAGCCAAGCGCACGGCGATGCGAGCAGAGCGGGCGTGA
- a CDS encoding vWA domain-containing protein, producing MTVPLVAHLTDFVDELRRRGIVVGPSSLIDAASAMEVLDLLERSRLREGLATTLLVDHAHRGVFDRVFDLWFPVGAGMRTVTEDLPRTPEGSLDIEAVRDALAEMLADDAAANDGRLEQAIAMIVDELGRYGSTKGEAFSAYQAISAVSPQTLIAKIAAAMDTGEPDGGRAGTDPLYRQAARKKASDLRAAIERETQRRMADRNGRDKVGAYAVPPLPENVNFLSAGAKEQVEIRKTIEPLARLLAAKLETRRRRAHRGAVDVRKTLRASMSTGGVPIELSHRKPRPGRPELIIICDVSGSVAGFSQFTLRLVYALRQQFSKVRVFAFVDTVDEVTDYFDHGEEDFGAAMHHMISTARISTRDGHSDYGNMLAGFVSDYGDSLTHRGALLILGDARNNYHDQHADALAELVERARHAYWLNPEAKQHWGTGDSVATDYAGVIDMFECRNATQLGTVIADLLPI from the coding sequence ATGACCGTTCCGCTCGTCGCGCACCTCACCGACTTCGTCGATGAGCTGCGCCGACGCGGGATCGTCGTGGGTCCGTCGTCGCTGATCGACGCGGCGAGCGCGATGGAGGTCCTCGATCTGCTCGAGCGCTCGCGACTTCGCGAGGGACTCGCCACGACGCTGCTCGTCGACCACGCCCACCGCGGGGTGTTCGACCGTGTCTTCGACCTGTGGTTCCCGGTCGGCGCCGGGATGCGCACGGTCACCGAGGATCTGCCGCGTACGCCGGAGGGCTCCCTCGATATCGAGGCGGTGCGGGATGCGCTCGCCGAGATGCTCGCCGACGACGCCGCGGCCAATGATGGTCGGCTCGAGCAGGCGATCGCGATGATCGTCGACGAGTTGGGGCGTTACGGCTCGACCAAAGGTGAGGCGTTCTCGGCCTACCAGGCGATCTCGGCGGTCAGCCCCCAGACGCTGATCGCGAAGATAGCGGCGGCCATGGACACCGGTGAGCCCGATGGCGGGCGCGCCGGCACCGATCCGCTCTACCGCCAGGCCGCACGGAAGAAGGCCAGCGACCTGCGTGCCGCGATCGAGCGGGAGACGCAGCGCCGGATGGCCGACCGCAACGGTCGCGACAAGGTCGGTGCCTACGCCGTGCCGCCGCTGCCGGAGAACGTCAATTTCCTCTCCGCCGGCGCGAAGGAACAGGTGGAGATCCGCAAGACCATCGAACCGCTGGCGCGGTTGCTCGCCGCGAAGCTGGAGACGCGCCGGCGGCGTGCGCATCGCGGAGCGGTCGACGTCCGCAAGACCCTGCGGGCGTCGATGTCGACCGGCGGCGTGCCCATCGAGCTCAGCCACCGCAAGCCGCGTCCGGGGCGTCCTGAACTCATCATCATCTGTGACGTCTCGGGGTCGGTCGCCGGGTTCAGCCAGTTCACGCTGCGGCTGGTCTACGCCCTGCGTCAGCAGTTCTCGAAGGTCCGGGTGTTCGCCTTCGTCGACACCGTCGACGAGGTGACCGACTACTTCGACCACGGCGAAGAGGATTTCGGCGCGGCGATGCACCACATGATCTCCACCGCCCGGATCTCCACCCGCGACGGTCACTCCGATTACGGCAACATGCTCGCCGGTTTCGTCAGCGACTACGGCGACTCGCTGACCCATCGCGGGGCCCTGCTGATTCTCGGCGATGCGCGCAACAACTACCACGATCAGCACGCCGACGCGCTGGCCGAGCTCGTCGAGCGCGCCCGGCATGCGTACTGGCTCAATCCCGAGGCCAAGCAGCACTGGGGGACGGGCGACTCGGTCGCCACCGACTATGCCGGGGTGATCGACATGTTCGAATGCCGCAACGCGACGCAGCTCGGGACCGTGATCGCCGACCTGTTGCCCATCTGA
- a CDS encoding AAA family ATPase, whose product MTGATDHTGAGPQVVPSFTAVDDVVSRLRETGYLADDATATSTFLADRLGKPLLVEGPAGVGKTELARSIAAATDAELIRLQCYEGIDEARALYEWNHAKQILHIQATGTRAWDEAKTDIFSDEFLLPRPLLKAISREGATVLLIDEVDKADVDMEGLLLEVLSDFAITIPEMGTVVAQRRPIVLLTSNATRELSEALKRRCLYLYIDFPDAEREKEILASRVPNLSDSLSAELVRIVGVLRTLDIRKKPSVAETIDWANTLLALGAGEQGAAKGGGLDDGLIARTLGVVLKHRPDLKTALKELKLG is encoded by the coding sequence ATGACGGGCGCCACGGACCACACCGGGGCGGGCCCCCAGGTGGTCCCCTCGTTCACTGCTGTCGACGACGTCGTCTCACGGCTCCGCGAGACCGGATACCTCGCCGACGACGCCACCGCGACGTCGACCTTCCTCGCCGACCGACTCGGCAAGCCGCTGCTCGTGGAGGGCCCGGCCGGGGTCGGCAAGACCGAACTGGCCCGGTCGATCGCGGCGGCGACCGACGCCGAACTCATCCGGCTGCAGTGTTATGAGGGCATCGACGAGGCGCGCGCGCTCTACGAGTGGAACCACGCCAAGCAGATCCTGCACATCCAGGCCACGGGCACCCGGGCGTGGGACGAGGCCAAGACAGACATCTTCTCCGATGAGTTCCTGCTGCCGCGCCCGCTGCTGAAGGCGATCTCCCGTGAGGGCGCCACCGTGCTGCTCATCGACGAGGTCGACAAGGCCGACGTCGACATGGAGGGCTTGCTGCTGGAAGTGCTCAGCGACTTCGCGATCACCATCCCGGAGATGGGAACTGTTGTCGCGCAGCGTCGTCCGATCGTGCTGCTCACCTCCAACGCCACCCGTGAACTGTCCGAGGCGCTCAAGCGTCGCTGTCTGTACCTCTACATCGACTTCCCGGATGCCGAGCGTGAGAAGGAGATCCTGGCATCGCGGGTGCCGAACCTGTCGGATTCGCTCAGCGCCGAACTGGTCCGGATCGTCGGTGTCCTGCGCACCCTCGACATCCGCAAGAAGCCGTCGGTGGCCGAGACGATCGACTGGGCCAACACGCTGCTCGCACTCGGAGCCGGTGAGCAGGGCGCGGCGAAGGGCGGTGGCCTTGACGACGGTCTCATCGCGCGGACCCTGGGCGTCGTGCTCAAACATCGCCCGGACCTGAAGACGGCCCTCAAAGAACTCAAGCTGGGCTGA
- a CDS encoding glutamate-5-semialdehyde dehydrogenase — translation MSAPTAEQAVAEGGSDTEMVVLGLARAAKSASRSLSALTTAGKNEVLLAAADAIEAASETILAANAEDIARAEEADTEASLLDRLRLDESRVVGIANGLRQVAVLPDPIGEIVAGKTLPNGLQLRQLRVPLGVVGIVYEARPNVTVDAFGIAFKSGNAVLLRGSSSAASSNAELVRVLRETLSSKGISADAVALLPSEDRSSVTALIRARGLVDVVIPRGGAGLIEAVVSNATVPTIETGVGNCHVYVHALADLDVAARVILNSKTRRPSVCNTAETVLIDKAVAADALPRITSVLQTQGVVIHGDEPGMEPATEDDWSKEYLTMDIAMKVVDGLDAAIAHIDTYGTGHTEAIITTDLAAADEFTRRVDAAAVMVNASTAFTDGEQFGFGAEIGISTQKLHARGPMGLPELTSTKWLVWGNGHVRPA, via the coding sequence ATGAGCGCACCCACCGCAGAGCAGGCCGTCGCCGAGGGCGGTTCCGACACCGAGATGGTCGTCCTCGGACTCGCCCGGGCGGCCAAGTCGGCGTCCCGGTCGTTGAGTGCGCTGACCACCGCGGGCAAGAACGAGGTGTTGCTCGCTGCGGCCGATGCGATCGAGGCCGCGTCGGAGACGATCCTCGCCGCGAACGCCGAGGACATCGCGCGCGCGGAGGAGGCCGACACCGAGGCCAGTCTTCTCGATCGGCTGCGGCTCGACGAGTCGCGTGTGGTCGGGATCGCCAACGGACTTCGGCAGGTGGCTGTCCTGCCCGACCCGATCGGTGAGATCGTGGCGGGCAAGACCCTGCCCAACGGCTTGCAGCTCCGCCAGCTCCGCGTCCCGCTCGGCGTTGTCGGCATCGTCTACGAGGCGCGTCCCAACGTGACGGTCGATGCGTTCGGGATCGCCTTCAAATCGGGTAACGCGGTGTTGCTGCGCGGCTCGTCTTCGGCGGCGTCGTCGAACGCCGAACTGGTGCGGGTGCTGCGGGAAACGTTGTCGTCGAAGGGGATCAGCGCCGACGCCGTGGCGCTGCTGCCCAGTGAGGACCGCTCGAGCGTGACCGCGCTCATCCGCGCACGCGGCCTCGTCGACGTGGTCATCCCGCGTGGTGGGGCGGGTCTCATCGAGGCCGTCGTCTCCAACGCGACCGTGCCGACCATCGAGACCGGCGTCGGTAACTGCCACGTCTATGTCCATGCCCTCGCCGACCTCGACGTCGCGGCGCGGGTGATCCTCAATTCCAAGACCCGCCGGCCCAGCGTCTGCAACACCGCCGAGACCGTCCTGATCGACAAGGCTGTCGCGGCCGACGCCCTGCCCCGCATCACCTCGGTGCTGCAGACCCAGGGTGTGGTGATCCACGGCGACGAACCGGGCATGGAGCCGGCCACCGAGGACGACTGGTCCAAGGAATATCTGACCATGGACATCGCGATGAAGGTCGTCGACGGCCTCGACGCCGCGATCGCCCACATCGACACCTACGGGACCGGGCACACCGAGGCGATCATCACCACCGACCTCGCGGCCGCCGACGAATTCACCCGCCGCGTCGACGCCGCTGCGGTCATGGTCAACGCCTCGACCGCCTTCACCGACGGTGAGCAGTTCGGCTTCGGCGCCGAGATCGGCATCTCCACCCAGAAGCTGCACGCCCGCGGCCCCATGGGACTGCCCGAACTGACCTCGACCAAATGGCTGGTCTGGGGCAACGGCCACGTTCGGCCGGCGTGA